From the genome of Aliarcobacter lanthieri:
TACTCAAAAAGAGATATCAACAGAAACCTTTATAGATGTTCAAAAAGGTATAGCAAAACCATTAATTGTGAGTAGTATAAAAGAAAGATATAGTTATATCTCACAAAATAGTGCTTATTATATGCAACCCTATTTGCTTCTTTCTTGTAATATACACTATATTAATAGTACAAAAAGTATAGATTTAGAAGAACAAGTATCTTATAAAATTTATTTAGATGAAAATATCAAAGAGATAAATTTTGAAGAAAAAGAAGATTTCTTAATTCAAAATCTTGAAGATAAAGAAAAAACAAACTCTTTTTATTATGAAGTACCACTATTTATACAAAATGATAGAGAATTAAAAGCTTTAGAAAAGAATTTTACTGATTATATATATAGAACTTCAAAATTAACTTTATATAAAAATGATATTTTAAAACTCGTTTCTAAACAACACGAGAGTTTAAATGATTTTAAAATCCGAATACAAGATAGACTGAATGAAAAAATTGATTTAGAGATAGATAAATTAAAACAAAAATTTCAAAAAGACAATAATACATTAGAACAAAAAATATCAAGGCTTTTTGATAAATTAGAAAAAGAGCAAAGAGAAGCTTCTAGTATAACTACAAATAGTATTATTTCAATAGGAACTTCTATTTTGGGAGCTTTTTTTGGAAAATCTAGCAAATCAGCTATAGCTTCAAAAGTAGCAACAAGTTCTAGAGGAGTAAGTAGGGTTTTAAAAGAAAAGAATGATGTAAAAGCTGTTGAAAATGAGATAAATTTACTTCAAACACAAAGAAATGAACTTCAAGATAAATTAACAAAAGAAATAGATAAAATAAATCAAGAATTTGATATAGCTAAATATGAAATTGAAGAGTTATTTATAAAACCAAAAAGAAGTGATATTTATGATATAAAACTTGAACTTCTTTGGCAAGAACAGTAAAAAACTAGAGTTTAAAACTCTAGTTCATATCGTTTGTCTAAATTTGGATTTTGGATAAGACTATTTATAGAAATTCCACTTTTCCCATCAAACTCATACATATAAGTATATAAATTTTCATTAAAAAGTTTAAAATATATATTATTTACAAACTCTGTACAGTAAAAAGTATCATTTTCTAAAGAAAACTCAAAATCAAACTTTGGATTATCTTTTAAAAAATTTATCAAAATCTGTGATAATTTATCTTCATCTATAGCCTCTTTATGTCTGTAAACTGCTATTTTTTTTGAAAAATTTACAAAATCTTTTATACTTGACACTTTCATTTCATCACTATTTTCATCAACTTCTAAATGAAAAACAACAAAACCATCTTTACTATTTGCTAAAATTCCAATGTGTGAAAATCCAGCACCATCTAAAGTTGCAAAAAAATCACTTAGAGGATTATCTTCTCTTCTGACAATAATATCACCATTTTTAAGTTCTAATGTTTCTCTTAAGCTTTCAATAGTTAAATCTTTTTCTTTTTTATCCATAAACTTTTTTACTTCTACAGATGCAAAAAGTAATATAAAAATTATTACTATAAGCCTAATTTTCATCTTTTCTCACAATATTACCATTTTCAGATATT
Proteins encoded in this window:
- a CDS encoding YiiX/YebB-like N1pC/P60 family cysteine hydrolase, which translates into the protein MKIRLIVIIFILLFASVEVKKFMDKKEKDLTIESLRETLELKNGDIIVRREDNPLSDFFATLDGAGFSHIGILANSKDGFVVFHLEVDENSDEMKVSSIKDFVNFSKKIAVYRHKEAIDEDKLSQILINFLKDNPKFDFEFSLENDTFYCTEFVNNIYFKLFNENLYTYMYEFDGKSGISINSLIQNPNLDKRYELEF